A single region of the Oryzias melastigma strain HK-1 linkage group LG23, ASM292280v2, whole genome shotgun sequence genome encodes:
- the rtcb gene encoding RNA-splicing ligase RtcB homolog, with the protein MSRSYNDELQYLEKLSGTCWRIKKGFVPNMQVEGIFYVNEPLEKLMFEELRNACRGGGVGGFLPAMKQIGNVAALPGIVHRSIGLPDVHSGYGFAIGNMAAFDMGDPSAVVSPGGVGFDINCGVRLLRTNLDERDVQPVKEQLAQSLFDHIPVGVGSKGVIPMGAKDLEEALEMGVDWSLREGYAWAEDKEHCEEYGRMLQADPNKVSSKAKKRGLPQLGTLGAGNHYAEIQVVDEIYNDYAAKKMGIDHKGQVCVMIHSGSRGLGHQVATDALVAMEKAMKRDSITVNDRQLACAHVTSQEGQDYLKGMAAAGNYAWVNRSSMTFLTRQAFSKVFGTTPDDLDMHVIYDVSHNIAKVEEHIVDGKQRTLLVHRKGSTRAFPPHHPLIPVDYQLTGQPVLIGGTMGTCSYVLTGTEQGMTETFGTTCHGAGRALSRAKSRRNLDFQDVLDKLADMGIAIRVASPKLVMEEAPESYKNVTDVVNTCHDAGISRKAIKLRPIAVIKG; encoded by the exons ATGAGCAGAAGCTACAACGATGAGCTGCAGTACCTGGAGAAGCTGTCCGGGACCTGCTGGAGGATCAAGAAGGGCTTCGTGCCCAACATGCAG GTTGAAGGGATCTTCTACGTGAACGAGCCTCTGGAGAAGCTGATGTTCGAGGAGCTTCGGAACGCCTGCCGTGGAGGAG GTGTGGGCGGCTTCCTTCCCGCCATGAAGCAGATCGGGAACGTGGCGGCGCTGCCCGGCATCGTGCAC AGATCCATCGGTCTGCCGGACGTCCACTCGGGGTACGGATTCGCCATCGGAAACATGGCTGCCTTCGACATGGGTGACCCCAGCGCCGTGGTGTCTCCAG gCGGCGTGGGATTCGACATCAACTGCGGCGTCCGTCTCCTGAGGACCAACTTGGACGAGCGGGACGTCCAGCCCGTGAAGGAGCAGCTGGCCCAGTCGCTGTTCGACCACATCCCGGTGGGGGTGGGGTCCAAAGGAGTCATCCCCATGGGAGCCAA AGACCTGGAGGAGGCGCTGGAGATGGGCGTGGACTGGTCCCTGAGGGAGGGCTACGCCTGGGCCGAGGACAAGGAGCACTGCGAGGAGTACGGCCGCATGCTGCAGGCCGACCCCAACAAGGTGTCGTCCAAGGCCAAGAAGAGAGGCCTGCCGCAG cTGGGAACTCTGGGAGCAGGAAACCACTACGCAGAGATCCAGGTGGTGGACGAGATCTACAACGACTACGCCGCCAAGAAGATGGGCATCGACCACAAGGGCCAGGTGTGCGTGATGATCCACAGCGGCAGCAGGGGCCTCGGGCACCAGGTGGCCACAG ACGCGCTGGTGGCCATGGAGAAGGCGATGAAGCGCGACAGCATCACGGTGAACGACCGGCAGCTGGCCTGCGCCCACGTCACCTCGCAGGAGGGGCAGGACTACCTGAAGGGCATGGCGGCGGCGGGGAATTATGCCTGGGTCAACCGCTCCTCCATGACCTTCCTCACCAGACAG GCCTTCTCCAAAGTGTTCGGCACTACGCCGGACGACCTGGACATGCACGTCATCTACGACGTGTCCCACAACATCGCCAAGGTGGAGGAGCACATCGTGGACGGGAAGCAGAGGACGCTGCTGGTCCACCGTAAAGGCTCCACCCGTGCCTTCCCGCCGCACCACCCCCTGATCCCCGTGGACTACCAG CTCACGGGCCAGCCGGTTCTGATCGGAGGCACGATGGGAACCTGCAGCTACGTCCTGACGGGCACCGAGCAGGGCATGACGGAGACCTTCGGCACCACCTGCCACGGAGCG GGCCGCGCTCTGTCCCGGGCCAAGTCCCGCCGGAACCTGGACTTTCAGGACGTCTTGGACAAGCTGGCTGACATGGGCATCGCCATCCGGGTGGCGTCGCCCAAGCTGGTCATGGAGGAG GCGCCGGAGTCGTACAAAAACGTGACAGACGTGGTCAACACGTGTCACGACGCCGGCATCAGCAGGAAGGCCATCAAGCTACGACCCATCGCCGTCATCAAGGGCTGA